Part of the Nitrospira sp. genome is shown below.
TTTCTTACCAGCAACCAAGTGAAGCAAATGCTGTTCGAAAATGGGCACCTCCACCGTATCCATAGCCCCCCGTGTTACTGAGACGGGGGCTGTTCCGCCCGTCCGGCTTTCGCCGGATCGGGCGGCTATGCCCTCGTTTAAACCCGATCTCCTTCAGTGTTTTCGTTGAGTTTCGCCCCGCTCTTCCGTACAAGGACGTTGACCTTGAGAAGCTCAGTGTGCACAGCACATATTGCCGTCGCTCGATTGTGTTCCGCTCACCTGTTCCTTGTAGATTTTGTAAGCCTTTAAGGCCCACTCTTCCCCAGGGCAACCCTGCATGGTCATGGCCACTTCGAGGAATTCGATTAATTCCTCCTGGCTGCCCCCGTTTTCGCAGACCAACCGGACATAGGCGCGGATACAGGGTTCACAGCGAATCACGATCGAAATCGTCAAGGCCGCGAGCAACTTGTACTTGGCGGGAACCGCTGCATCGCGATAGGCTTCCTGTCGCATACGCAGGAGACCACCCGTGACCTTGGGGCTCAACTTTCTCAGTTCGGCAAACAATTCAGTTTCATCAGTGGTCGATTGATTCATGAAGGCATCCTTTCTTTTAACAGCTCAGAGCGAGCAGGACGCATTGGGACTCAATTCCCCGTCGTCCCTTAGAGCGCACCTCATCACCCATGACAATCTTTCAGCCATAGCTCATGAGACTCTGCGGGTGAACCTAGAAAGTGATGATCTGATAGCCTTGCGCAATCAACTTTTTGAAGCTTGGATGGCCCTCATACTCCCCTGCCAATTTCACTCCGCACGCTATAACCTCATTCTTTACACCAAACGCGCCGGCGCAGAATTCGCACGCACCCGTGATCCGATCTTTCACCGACTCAAACAGACTGTGGAGCTTATGATCCGGCTTGGACAGTTCAGGAACCCACCGTGTACCGGCACCATCAAAAATGAGTTGGACATCATCATGGGCGTCTTTGAATTCTTTGACTGCTTCAAGAGCATTCACCGCTCGTCCCAAGCTTTCGTGAGTCTCGGTATCAGCCAGGATAACAATTGCAACTTTTGACATAATCTACTCCTTTCAGAAAAATAACAGTTAATGAATGTTGACTGAGTTTTGACGCACATACGGCCCCTCATCAGATGCCTCCGCAGCTCATCATCAGAAGGTAGCTCCCATCAAAGGCTGTTTCGTTGACTCTTCCGAATTCCCGTTCGGCAGACGAGACTTGCTCGTCAACGCGAGTCTGCACTGTAGCTCCGCCGCACCTTCTAATCTGTAGGCTGGCTTACAGAGCGAAGGACCTTTTTGTTGCAACCTGTGGCGTGCCTTACAGAAAAACTATGCCCATTCGGAGAGGATCGCGCTCAACTCAGCTGATACAGAGTCTCGAAAAGCGCGTATTTCACGAGCTGCGAGCGGCCCAACGGAGAATCAGCGTAACTGTAAGCCAGTTCACAGCGAGGTGGCCAAGAGGGCGTTAGGATCAGCAGAAGATGATGCATCTGTATCAACCGTCCGCGACCAACTTCAACCAGAGGAGGTGATAACTATGTCCATGATGTGCAGCATGAACCAATGCTCAAGAGAACACGGCATGTGCGGGCACGAAAATATGATGCTCGTCATCATGGTGATGCTGATGATCGGCGGAGCGGCATACTGGTTTCTCGCATGATCACTGTGACCGATCACCTTCTCTGGTCTGAATGCTCGGAACAAGGCGATGTATTCAGACGTTGAATACTGATGATTACGAAGAGAAGCATCACAAAAAAGGAGGGGACACGATGGCTTAATCCTCAATCCCGCATAACGAGCGATACCGATCTATATGAAACCAAGAGTAACCTTGAAAGGAGCTTCAGATGAACGTCAATACG
Proteins encoded:
- a CDS encoding carboxymuconolactone decarboxylase family protein, which codes for MNQSTTDETELFAELRKLSPKVTGGLLRMRQEAYRDAAVPAKYKLLAALTISIVIRCEPCIRAYVRLVCENGGSQEELIEFLEVAMTMQGCPGEEWALKAYKIYKEQVSGTQSSDGNMCCAH
- a CDS encoding DsrE family protein produces the protein MSKVAIVILADTETHESLGRAVNALEAVKEFKDAHDDVQLIFDGAGTRWVPELSKPDHKLHSLFESVKDRITGACEFCAGAFGVKNEVIACGVKLAGEYEGHPSFKKLIAQGYQIITF